Proteins from one Suncus etruscus isolate mSunEtr1 chromosome 3, mSunEtr1.pri.cur, whole genome shotgun sequence genomic window:
- the DSG1 gene encoding LOW QUALITY PROTEIN: desmoglein-1 (The sequence of the model RefSeq protein was modified relative to this genomic sequence to represent the inferred CDS: deleted 1 base in 1 codon) translates to MDWQFFRTAAVLFIFLVVVEVNCEFRIQVRDYNTKNGTIKWHSIRRQKREWIKFAAACREGEDNSKRNPIAKIHSDCAANQQVTYHISGVGIDQPPFGVFIVNQKTGEINITSIVDREVTPFFIIYCRALNSMGQDLERPLELRVRVLDINDNPPVFAMSTFIGQIEENSNANTLVMVINATDADEPNNLNSKIAFKIIRQEPSDSPMFIINRYTGEIRTMNNFLDREQYGQYSLAVRGSDRDGGADGISAECECSIKILDVNDNIPYLDQPSYSFSIDENALYTDLAQIRVIDLDEEYSANWIGVIFFISGNEGNWFEIEMDERTNVGILKVVKPLDYEEMKNLQLSIGVRNKAEFHQSIISQYKLTATAISITVLNVIEGPVFRPGSKTFVVTSNMGQNDEVGKFIATDLDTNQPSTTVRYVMGNNPADLLAIDSRTGMITLKNKVTRQQYEMLRGQYQGTILSIDDNLQRTCTGTVVIDLDGSGWPDGTTDAPTDNYGGGASGSFTNNYNYGNTISTVGRPFEGGGGDTGVGQALISDNIHFGPAGIGLLIMGFLVLGLVPFLLICCDCGGAPGGGAGFEPVPECSEGAIQTWAVEGPQPELTDLTTICVPQMLPDNANLIECIDNSGVYTNEYCGREMQDLRGGERTTGFELSEGVKTSAAPEICQEYSGTLRRNSMRECREGGLNMNFMESYFCQKAYAYADEDEGRPSNDCLLIYDIEGVGSSAGSVGCCSFIGEDIDDSFLDTLGPKFKKLADISLGKEVEEYPYPDSTWPPDNNEPFCPQQGLEPNFSGHQPTSPHIGTTTVISENVYPSGPGVQHPMPIPDPLSYGNVTVTESYTTSGTLKPSVHIHDNRHGSNVLVTERVVGPISGADFHGMLDMPDLRDGSNVIVTERVIAPSSSIPTSLTIPDPRDSSNVIVTERVIRPTSGMMGNLSMHPDLSNAHNVIVTERVVSGSGMTGISGVAGISGVAGISGGSGVGSSGLTGTMSGLGMSGGGIELSSLGGGGGMNSNMGGTATIGHMMNSSDHHFTQTVGSASPSTARSRITKYSTVQYTK, encoded by the exons ATTCATTCAGATTGTGCAGCAAACCAGCAAGTTACATACCATATCTCTGGAGTAGGAATTGATCAACCACCTTTTGGAGTATTTATTGTTAATCAAAAAACTGGTGAAATTAATATAACATCCATAGTTGATCGAGAGGTCACTCCATTTTTCATT aTCTATTGCCGGGCTCTAAATTCCATGGGCCAAGATTTAGAGAGGCCTCTAGAGCTTAGAGTCAGGGTTCTGGATATAAATGACAACCCTCCAGTATTTGCTATGTCTACTTTTATAGGACAAATAGAAGAAAATTCCAATGCAA aCACACTGGTGATGGTAATAAATGCTACTGATGCAGATGAGCCCAATAATTTGAATTCCAAAATAGCTTTCAAGATCATAAGACAGGAACCTTCTGATTCACCAATGTTTATTATCAACAGATACACTGGAGAAATTcgaactatgaataactttctaGACAGAgag CAATACGGTCAATATTCTCTTGCTGTGAGAGGCTCAGATAGAGATGGTGGTGCTGATGGTATTTCAGCAGAGTGTGAATGCAGTATTAAAATCCTAGATGTAAATGATAACATCCCATACCTGGATCAACCTTCA TATTCTTTCTCTATAGATGAAAATGCTCTATATACAGACTTGGCCCAAATTAGAGTCATTGATTTGGATGAGGAATACTCAGCTAACTGGATAGGAGTAATATTCTTTATATCTGGAAATGAAGGAAATTGGTTTGAaatagaaatggatgaaagaacaAATGTGGGAATTTTAAAAGTCGTTAAG CCATTAGACTACGAAGAAATGAAGAATTTGCAACTTAGTATTGGTGTTAGAAATAAAGCTGAATTTCATCAGTCTATTATATCTCAATATAAACTCACAGCAACTGCTATCTCTATAACTGTGTTAAATGTGATTGAAGGCCCAGTGTTCCGTCCAGGTTCAAAGACATTTGTAGTAACTAGCAATATGGGCCAAAATGATGAAGTGGGAAAGTTTATAGCCACTGATCTGGATACGAATCAACCTTCAACAACTGTTAG ATATGTAATGGGAAATAACCCTGCAGACCTGTTAGCAATTGATTCAAGAACAGGCatgattactttaaaaaataaagttacaagGCAACAATATGAAATGCTTAGAGGACAATATCAAGGAACAATTCTATCTATAGATG ATAATCTTCAAAGAACTTGTACTGGTACAGTTGTTATTGATCTTGATGGTTCTGGATGGCCAGATGG TACTACTGATGCACCCACTGATAATTATGGTGGTGGTGCCTCTGGAAGTTTCACTAATAATTACAATTACGGTAATACTATCAGTACAGTCGGAAGACCatttgaaggaggaggaggagatacgGGTGTAGGTCAAGCACTTATTTCAGATAATATCCATTTTGGTCCTGCTGGTATTGGATTACTCATCATGGGATTCTTGGTCTTAGGAT TGGTACCA TTTTTGCTGATATGCTGTGATTGTGGAGGTGCTCCGGGTGGTGGAGCTGGCTTTGAGCCAGTTCCTGAATGTTCAGAAGGAGCAATACAGACTTGGGCTGTAGAAGGACCACAGCCTGAACTAACA GATTTGACCACTATCTGTGTACCACAAATGCTTCCTGATAATGCAAATTTAATTGAATGCATTGACAATTCAG GGGTTTATACAAATGAGTACTGTGGCAGAGAAATGCAAGACctaagaggaggagaaagaacaaCTGGATTTGAATTAAGTGAAGGTGTGAAAACATCAGCAGCACCTGAAATATGTCAAGAATATTCTGGAACACTCAGAAGAAATTCTATGAGAGAATGTAGAGAAGGAGGCCTGAATATGAACTTTATGGAAAGCTACTTCTGTCAG AAAGCTTATGCATATGCAGATGAAGATGAAGGACGCCCATCCAACGACTGTTTGCTCATATATGATATTGAAGGTGTAGGATCATCTGCTGGCTCTGTAGGGTGTTGTAGCTTCATTGGAGAAGACATAGATGACAGCTTCTTGGATACCCTTGGACCCAAATTTAAGAAGTTGGCAGATATAAGTTTGGGAAAAGAAGTTGAAGAATATCCATACCCAGATTCCACTTGGCCACCTGACAACAATGAACCTTTTTGCCCTCAACAGGGACTAGAACCCAATTTTAGTGGACACCAACCCACGTCCCCACATATTGGCACTACcacagtaatttctgagaatGTCTATCCCTCAGGACCTGGTGTTCAGCATCCTATGCCAATTCCTGATCCTCTGAGCTATGGTAATGTCACTGTGACGGAGTCATATACCACCTCTGGCACTCTTAAGCCCTCTGTCCATATTCATGATAATCGACATGGGTCAAATGTATTGGTAACAGAGAGGGTAGTTGGTCCGATCTCTGGTGCTGATTTTCATGGAATGTTAGATATGCCTGACTTGAGAGATGGATCAAATGTGATAGTGACAGAAAGAGTAATTGCCCCAAGTTCAAGTATACCCACCTCTTTGACTATCCCTGATCCTAGAGATTCATCCAATGTGATCGTGACAGAACGAGTAATCCGACCAACTTCTGGCATGATGGGCAATTTGAGTATGCATCCTGACTTATCAAATGCCCACAATGTCATCGTGACAGAGAGGGTTGTTTCTGGTTCAGGTATGACTGGAATTAGTGGTGTGGCTGGGATAAGTGGTGTGGCTGGGATAAGTGGTGGCAGTGGTGTAGGCAGCAGTGGCTTGACTGGCACCATGAGTGGACTTGGAATGAGTGGTGGTGGCATCGAGTTAAGTAGCCTGGGAGGAGGTGGGGGCATGAACAGTAACATGGGTGGGACAGCTACTATAGGTCACATGATGAATTCATCTGACCATCACTTTACCCAGACAGTTGGATCTGCTTCTCCTAGCACAGCTCGAAGTCGAATTACAAAGTACAGTACAGTGCAGTATACCAAGTAG